Proteins from one Patescibacteria group bacterium genomic window:
- the rpoA gene encoding DNA-directed RNA polymerase subunit alpha has protein sequence MIKQISLPEEVNIKDLKDNRYQVVIEPFFPGFGVTVGNALRRVLLSSLEGAAVTAFKIEGAQHEFDSVDGVKEDLVEIMLNLKQLRLKCFSEEPIKLSIDVKGEKVVTAQDIKKNSDVEIVNTDLVIATITEKSAKFEMEITVEQGRGYVTVEQRDEQEKLEIGTIAIDASFSPVLNVGFEMAHVRVGEMTNYEKVTLDMLTDGTIDAATAISRAADILREQFNFFVQTEEVEVVEEKPKKAAKKTAKAKEDKEEEK, from the coding sequence ATGATCAAACAAATTAGTTTACCAGAGGAAGTCAATATCAAAGACCTCAAAGATAATCGCTACCAAGTAGTGATTGAACCTTTTTTTCCAGGCTTTGGTGTGACTGTAGGCAACGCTCTTCGTAGAGTGCTTTTGTCATCATTAGAAGGTGCAGCTGTCACTGCCTTCAAGATTGAAGGCGCACAGCACGAATTTGATTCTGTTGATGGCGTCAAGGAAGACCTGGTCGAAATAATGCTAAATTTGAAGCAACTTAGGCTAAAATGTTTTTCTGAAGAACCAATAAAATTATCTATTGATGTCAAAGGAGAAAAAGTAGTCACTGCCCAAGACATAAAAAAGAATTCAGATGTAGAGATTGTAAATACTGATTTGGTCATTGCTACTATTACTGAAAAATCTGCCAAATTTGAAATGGAAATTACTGTAGAGCAAGGTAGAGGCTATGTCACTGTAGAGCAGCGTGATGAGCAAGAGAAATTGGAAATTGGTACTATAGCTATTGATGCCAGTTTTTCACCAGTTTTGAACGTTGGTTTTGAGATGGCTCACGTTCGGGTTGGAGAAATGACCAATTATGAAAAAGTCACTTTGGATATGCTGACTGATGGTACCATTGATGCCGCTACTGCAATCTCTAGAGCCGCTGATATACTTCGTGAACAGTTCAATTTTTTTGTTCAAACTGAAGAGGTGGAAGTGGTAGAGGAAAAACCAAAAAAAGCTGCCAAAAAAACAGCTAAAGCTAAAGAAGATAAAGAAGAAGAAAAATAA
- the rpsD gene encoding 30S ribosomal protein S4, giving the protein MARNLKPRHKASRRFGENVADTLKDPRKNYPSGMHGQKKTFAKTSEYGRQLIEKQKAKAIYGILEKQFKLTFDDAHKMSGDLGQNFLVLLESRLDNVVYRAGLAQTRRLARQLVNHGHFTVDGNKTDIPSFRVKVGQVIKVKDNKLNKGYWKTLAEKIDNVEPAAWLALDRKAVSITVNSLPNKDDLPQNIDTPLIVDFYSR; this is encoded by the coding sequence ATGGCAAGAAATCTAAAACCCCGACACAAAGCAAGTAGAAGATTTGGCGAAAACGTAGCCGATACTTTGAAAGATCCAAGGAAAAATTATCCGTCAGGCATGCATGGTCAAAAAAAGACCTTTGCCAAGACTTCTGAATATGGACGTCAATTAATTGAAAAGCAAAAAGCCAAAGCCATTTATGGTATTTTGGAAAAACAATTTAAACTGACTTTTGATGATGCTCATAAAATGTCGGGTGATTTGGGACAAAACTTTCTAGTGCTTTTGGAAAGTCGCTTGGACAACGTAGTATACCGTGCTGGTTTGGCTCAGACCAGAAGATTGGCTAGACAGCTTGTCAATCATGGACATTTTACTGTAGATGGCAACAAGACTGATATTCCGTCATTTCGTGTCAAAGTTGGTCAAGTAATCAAAGTAAAAGATAATAAATTAAATAAAGGGTATTGGAAAACATTGGCTGAAAAGATAGATAATGTTGAGCCAGCTGCTTGGTTGGCACTGGACAGAAAAGCCGTGTCTATTACTGTAAATAGCTTGCCAAACAAAGATGATTTGCCACAAAATATTGATACCCCATTAATAGTAGACTTTTATTCACGTTAA
- the rpsK gene encoding 30S ribosomal protein S11, with protein MVTKVKSKKKVKKSVKKGQAHIQATYNNTIITLADAQGNTLAWSSAGMNGFKGPKKATPYAAGIIVKNAIEKTKDFGLQEVDVFVKGVGAGREAAIRALHANGLTIGSIKDVTPIPHNGCRPKKTRRV; from the coding sequence ATGGTAACAAAAGTAAAATCCAAGAAAAAAGTTAAAAAGAGTGTTAAGAAAGGCCAGGCTCATATCCAGGCTACTTATAATAATACTATTATTACTTTAGCTGATGCTCAGGGCAATACTTTGGCCTGGTCATCTGCCGGTATGAACGGTTTTAAGGGTCCTAAAAAAGCTACTCCTTATGCCGCTGGTATTATTGTCAAAAACGCTATTGAAAAAACCAAAGATTTTGGACTTCAAGAAGTAGATGTTTTTGTCAAAGGTGTAGGTGCTGGTCGTGAGGCTGCTATTCGTGCTTTGCATGCCAATGGTTTGACTATTGGTTCAATCAAAGACGTCACTCCTATTCCACATAATGGTTGCAGACCTAAGAAAACAAGAAGAGTTTAA
- the rpsM gene encoding 30S ribosomal protein S13: MAVRISGVNIPNDKRVEIALTYIYGVGLTSSQKIIRQAGIDKNSRVKDLKDEEVNKLRKLIESMRVEGELRREKSANIKRLKEIKAYRGVRHAKGLPVKGQRTKTNSRTVRGNKRLTMGSGRAPSAQKT, from the coding sequence ATGGCAGTAAGAATTTCAGGTGTAAACATACCAAATGATAAAAGAGTAGAAATAGCCCTTACCTATATTTATGGTGTTGGTCTTACTTCTTCTCAAAAAATTATCAGACAAGCTGGTATAGACAAAAATTCCCGCGTTAAAGATTTGAAAGACGAAGAAGTCAACAAACTTCGTAAGCTTATTGAATCTATGAGAGTAGAAGGTGAATTACGTCGTGAAAAATCCGCAAATATAAAAAGATTAAAAGAAATAAAAGCTTATCGAGGCGTCAGACACGCCAAAGGTTTGCCAGTCAAAGGTCAGAGGACCAAGACTAATTCTCGTACAGTACGCGGCAACAAACGTCTGACCATGGGTAGTGGACGTGCGCCATCTGCTCAAAAGACCTAA
- the rpmJ gene encoding 50S ribosomal protein L36: MKVRASVKKMCKDCKITRRKNRVVCICKNPKHKQRQG; encoded by the coding sequence ATGAAAGTTAGAGCATCAGTAAAAAAAATGTGTAAAGACTGCAAGATTACCCGTAGGAAAAATCGTGTAGTTTGTATTTGTAAGAACCCTAAACATAAACAAAGACAAGGTTAA
- the infA gene encoding translation initiation factor IF-1, with amino-acid sequence MAEQEPKVNKKGFLEMDGEVIELLPNANFKVVLDNGHEILAHLAGKLRMYKIRILPGDKVTIEMSPYDMTKGRVTYRK; translated from the coding sequence ATGGCAGAACAAGAGCCAAAAGTAAACAAAAAAGGGTTTCTAGAAATGGATGGGGAGGTTATTGAACTTTTGCCCAATGCCAATTTCAAGGTGGTCTTAGATAATGGCCATGAGATTTTGGCTCACCTAGCCGGTAAGCTTCGGATGTACAAAATTCGTATTTTGCCAGGTGATAAAGTAACTATTGAGATGAGCCCTTATGATATGACCAAGGGAAGAGTAACATATAGGAAATAA
- the murB gene encoding UDP-N-acetylmuramate dehydrogenase, translating to MKLEKNVVLKKYTTFKIGGPAEFFVNAKTIKDLTEALKWAKENNQPVKVLGGGSNMLISDQGLKGLVLKLTLDKLEFDGEKIIVGSGVVLAYLLNQALDNNLIGLEFAAGIPGTVGGAIRGNAGTYGLAMDSVVNKIQYIDQNFELKEMEKDQANFSYRHSIFKENPYIIVEAELNLKKGDVAAARALVAERLKYRQDTQPNLPSAGCIFKNIRFEDVDLEALKARNIDIEKFSQYKKIPAAYMIERAGLKGHKIGDAQISEIHGNYIVNLGSATAEQVIMLISFIKQQVRDKYGIQLMEEVQLII from the coding sequence ATGAAATTAGAAAAAAACGTAGTCTTAAAAAAATATACAACTTTTAAAATTGGCGGTCCGGCAGAATTTTTTGTTAATGCAAAAACTATAAAAGATTTGACTGAAGCTCTCAAATGGGCAAAGGAAAATAATCAGCCGGTCAAAGTTTTGGGTGGAGGTAGTAATATGTTGATTTCTGATCAAGGCTTAAAAGGTCTGGTGCTTAAGCTGACTTTGGACAAGTTGGAGTTTGATGGAGAAAAAATTATAGTTGGTTCTGGGGTAGTCTTGGCCTATTTACTCAATCAAGCCTTGGATAATAATTTGATAGGTTTGGAGTTTGCCGCCGGTATACCGGGCACAGTGGGCGGCGCAATCCGTGGTAATGCTGGCACTTATGGCCTGGCTATGGACAGTGTGGTCAATAAAATACAATATATAGACCAAAACTTTGAACTCAAAGAAATGGAAAAAGACCAAGCCAATTTTTCCTATAGGCATAGTATTTTTAAAGAAAATCCTTATATTATAGTAGAAGCTGAGCTTAATCTTAAAAAAGGTGATGTGGCGGCCGCACGGGCACTAGTAGCTGAGAGATTAAAATATAGACAAGATACCCAACCAAATTTGCCATCAGCTGGTTGTATTTTTAAAAATATCCGTTTTGAAGATGTAGACTTAGAAGCCTTGAAAGCTAGAAATATAGATATTGAAAAATTTAGCCAGTACAAAAAAATACCAGCCGCTTACATGATAGAAAGAGCTGGTTTAAAAGGGCACAAGATAGGGGATGCTCAAATTTCAGAAATACACGGTAATTATATTGTTAATTTGGGTTCAGCTACAGCCGAGCAAGTTATTATGCTTATTTCTTTTATCAAACAACAGGTTCGTGATAAGTATGGCATTCAATTAATGGAAGAAGTCCAACTTATTATCTAA
- a CDS encoding Type 1 glutamine amidotransferase-like domain-containing protein: protein MTKYIINSGGLRNNPDKHKKYLAEIVKDLGNKPKILLCFWAQKREDWEISFAEKSESLAQLMPKGIKATFEMATPDQFEKQVANNQAIIIHGGDDTLVKYWLSKFDLKNLFVGKVVAGSSAGADVLVKHFWTCDWRQCMDGLGILPIRFIPHYKSDYGIDDPRGPVDWDKAYQELESYGDKNLPIHALQEGEFIVIEK, encoded by the coding sequence ATGACCAAATATATTATCAATTCCGGTGGCCTGAGAAACAATCCGGACAAGCACAAAAAATATTTAGCAGAAATAGTCAAAGATTTGGGTAACAAGCCAAAAATTTTATTATGCTTTTGGGCGCAAAAAAGAGAAGACTGGGAAATTTCTTTTGCTGAAAAATCAGAATCATTGGCTCAGCTTATGCCAAAAGGCATAAAAGCAACTTTTGAAATGGCGACCCCAGATCAGTTTGAAAAACAAGTTGCAAATAATCAGGCAATTATCATACACGGAGGTGATGATACTTTGGTCAAATATTGGTTGTCAAAGTTTGATCTAAAAAATTTATTTGTCGGCAAAGTAGTAGCTGGTTCTTCGGCTGGCGCTGATGTCTTGGTCAAACATTTTTGGACTTGCGATTGGCGACAATGTATGGACGGTTTGGGGATTTTGCCAATTAGGTTTATACCGCATTATAAATCAGATTATGGTATAGATGACCCTCGCGGGCCTGTGGACTGGGACAAGGCGTATCAGGAGCTTGAGAGCTATGGTGACAAAAATTTACCCATCCATGCTTTGCAAGAAGGAGAATTTATAGTGATAGAAAAATAA
- a CDS encoding lysophospholipase has translation MKKLFIKNRQGEKLSVIVEIAKNQKGLVFICHGLGGFKEQSHVQIINKAFIENNYTTIIFDAADSIGESEGDFSTATQTSYYQDLEDVVNWTSKQLWYEEPFVLVGHSAGAASVMIYLDNYTKKVKAIAPLAVAYNGQKVLERFLPPDKVAEVEKTGWHIGNYISKDPNQPEVSLKLNWHNFKNDIVLYDILPILPKVTIPILMIVGSEDPLMIPKYQKIIYDKINSDKELHIIQGSSHTFRESKHLEEIYHIFDKWIKNKL, from the coding sequence ATGAAAAAATTATTTATCAAAAATCGTCAAGGAGAAAAATTATCAGTCATTGTAGAGATAGCCAAAAATCAAAAAGGCTTAGTTTTCATTTGTCATGGATTGGGAGGTTTTAAAGAACAATCTCATGTCCAAATTATCAATAAAGCGTTTATAGAAAATAATTATACTACTATTATCTTTGATGCCGCCGACAGCATTGGGGAGAGCGAAGGTGATTTTTCTACGGCGACGCAGACTTCTTATTATCAGGATTTGGAAGATGTAGTTAACTGGACTAGTAAACAATTGTGGTACGAGGAGCCTTTTGTCCTGGTGGGACATAGCGCAGGAGCGGCCAGTGTTATGATCTATCTTGATAATTATACAAAAAAAGTAAAAGCCATAGCGCCCTTAGCTGTAGCTTACAACGGTCAAAAAGTTTTGGAAAGATTTTTGCCGCCAGACAAAGTAGCCGAAGTAGAAAAAACAGGTTGGCATATTGGTAATTATATTTCTAAAGATCCCAACCAGCCGGAAGTCAGCTTGAAGTTAAATTGGCATAATTTTAAAAATGACATAGTTTTATATGACATTTTACCAATATTACCAAAAGTGACTATACCAATACTAATGATAGTCGGCAGCGAAGATCCATTGATGATTCCCAAATATCAGAAAATTATCTATGATAAGATAAATAGTGACAAAGAATTGCATATTATCCAAGGTAGTAGTCATACTTTCAGAGAGTCAAAGCATCTAGAAGAAATTTATCATATTTTTGACAAGTGGATAAAAAATAAATTATGA
- the murC gene encoding UDP-N-acetylmuramate--L-alanine ligase: protein MTIDLQKINKVYLSGIGGIGLSAVAYYFLGQKKQVLGSDLVKSEVTKRLENAGVNIFFKQKAINVPKDIDLFVYSSALPDDHPELAKAKNLKIPVMTYFQFLGWLSKNYKTIAVSGTNGKTTTTAMLGLCLEKAGLDPTVIVGSLVPQWGSNFRLGESDILVVEACEWQAHMLELDPNIIVITNIAEDHLDYYKDLSDIKKHFQKFVAKLPPDGLLVKNIDDKNSQNIKYSGQTLTYGKSEKADYFFKNLEIEDGKQIFDTNKLEKLELSVPGLYNVYNALSATAVADYLNVNKHQIWNCLSDFKGTWRRFEIIGNIKSNIVVSDYAHHPDAIVGLLRGAKDFYPDKKIIAVFQPHHHNRTKTLLDQFAKAFYLADQVIISEVYHVAGREDKKIDKVSGQDIIDKMLNSKKYFARDFKEIKNILKTINPTDSVILFIGAGDIDNLAREIID from the coding sequence ATGACCATAGATTTACAAAAAATAAATAAGGTATATCTTTCTGGCATTGGCGGCATTGGATTGTCTGCAGTGGCTTATTATTTTTTGGGACAAAAAAAACAAGTTCTTGGTTCAGATTTGGTCAAATCAGAAGTGACCAAACGTTTGGAAAATGCGGGAGTAAATATTTTTTTCAAGCAAAAGGCCATTAATGTACCAAAAGACATTGACTTATTTGTCTATTCCTCAGCTTTGCCTGACGATCATCCTGAACTGGCCAAAGCTAAAAATCTCAAAATTCCTGTTATGACTTATTTTCAGTTTTTGGGCTGGCTATCAAAAAATTATAAGACTATTGCCGTGTCCGGTACCAACGGAAAGACCACAACTACTGCTATGTTGGGACTTTGTTTGGAAAAAGCCGGTCTGGATCCAACGGTGATTGTTGGCTCTTTAGTGCCACAGTGGGGTAGTAATTTTAGGCTGGGAGAGTCTGATATATTGGTAGTTGAAGCCTGCGAATGGCAAGCTCATATGCTAGAGCTTGATCCCAATATAATTGTTATTACCAATATTGCCGAAGATCATTTGGATTATTATAAAGATTTGTCGGATATCAAAAAACATTTTCAAAAATTTGTGGCCAAGTTGCCGCCTGACGGCTTGCTAGTCAAAAATATTGATGACAAAAATAGTCAAAATATAAAATATAGCGGTCAGACTTTGACCTATGGTAAATCAGAAAAAGCTGATTACTTTTTCAAAAATTTGGAGATAGAGGATGGCAAACAAATATTTGATACTAATAAGTTAGAAAAATTAGAATTGTCAGTGCCAGGACTCTACAACGTCTACAACGCCCTGTCAGCTACAGCAGTGGCTGATTATCTGAATGTAAACAAACATCAGATTTGGAATTGTTTGAGTGATTTCAAAGGTACTTGGCGGCGTTTTGAAATAATTGGAAATATAAAATCAAATATTGTGGTATCAGATTATGCTCATCATCCTGATGCAATCGTTGGTTTGCTACGCGGAGCCAAAGATTTTTATCCGGACAAAAAAATAATTGCTGTTTTTCAACCTCATCATCACAATCGAACCAAGACACTTCTGGATCAGTTTGCCAAGGCATTTTATCTAGCTGATCAGGTGATAATTTCTGAGGTCTATCATGTGGCTGGCCGGGAGGATAAAAAAATAGATAAAGTATCTGGTCAGGATATAATTGACAAAATGCTCAACTCAAAAAAATATTTTGCCCGTGATTTCAAAGAAATAAAAAATATTTTGAAAACCATCAATCCTACTGACAGTGTGATTTTGTTTATTGGAGCAGGGGATATTGATAATCTAGCTAGAGAAATAATTGATTAA
- a CDS encoding hydroxyacid dehydrogenase gives MKKIVITHDLGLSSEDMGRLKSLGDVVVYDSRPSSVDEWLERVKGANIICSGISGLKDGYKDLKNVFISLPMVGYSYLDKEILEKNNIKVANSPGCNKDAVAEWIVGMVINLLRDLLFFVDNNSLPKDKAPQATRSLVDRKILILGKGNIGTRVGEICEALKMKVSFFKRGDNLIDKVKGQEIIVNCLSANDSSVNLLDENFFNALEKGIFFVSVSNNTVYNAKSMFKALDNGKIYRAAIDEGTMPAGATDDEYYQKLLNHPKILATPHIAYNTDYTDKLGNKIMIDNIEAYLNNKPINLIYS, from the coding sequence ATGAAAAAAATAGTTATTACACATGATTTAGGTCTGTCTTCTGAAGATATGGGAAGATTAAAATCTCTTGGCGATGTCGTTGTTTATGACAGTAGGCCAAGTTCAGTTGATGAGTGGTTAGAAAGGGTTAAAGGAGCTAATATTATTTGTAGTGGCATATCAGGATTAAAAGACGGTTATAAAGATTTAAAAAATGTATTTATATCACTTCCTATGGTAGGCTATTCTTATTTGGATAAAGAAATTTTAGAAAAAAATAATATTAAAGTTGCTAATAGTCCAGGGTGTAATAAAGATGCTGTAGCTGAATGGATTGTTGGTATGGTTATTAATTTATTAAGAGATCTTTTATTTTTTGTAGATAATAATAGTTTACCAAAAGATAAGGCTCCACAAGCAACACGCAGTTTGGTTGACAGAAAGATATTAATTTTAGGGAAAGGTAATATTGGCACAAGAGTGGGAGAGATATGTGAAGCTTTAAAAATGAAAGTAAGTTTTTTCAAAAGAGGGGATAATTTGATAGATAAAGTTAAGGGACAAGAAATAATTGTGAATTGTTTGAGCGCTAATGATAGTTCTGTCAATTTGTTGGATGAAAATTTTTTTAATGCCTTGGAAAAAGGGATATTCTTTGTATCTGTAAGTAATAATACAGTATATAATGCTAAGTCAATGTTTAAAGCCTTAGACAATGGAAAAATATATAGAGCGGCTATAGACGAAGGCACTATGCCAGCCGGAGCTACTGATGATGAATATTATCAAAAATTATTAAATCATCCAAAGATATTAGCTACACCCCACATTGCCTATAATACAGATTATACTGACAAGCTTGGTAATAAAATCATGATTGATAATATTGAGGCATATTTGAATAATAAGCCAATAAACTTAATTTATTCTTAA
- a CDS encoding UDP-N-acetylglucosamine--N-acetylmuramyl-(pentapeptide) pyrophosphoryl-undecaprenol N-acetylglucosamine transferase — translation MENKRKKIILAGGGTLGSVSPLLAVADKYLADYLFVCTENGPERKIIAKHNIDFVAIKSGKLRRYFSWQNFVDIFKIKLGFFQSIKIIIKFRPDIILTAGSFVAVPVAWAAWLLRVPVIVHQQDITVGLANKLMAPVAKKISVIFKEQEKDFKHSKVVVTGNPTIENQTETRQKPVVVITGGGIGARGLNKFVAPFVPKLLEYYEVHHVLGASNWDQRLKFDNYLPYKFIEQGMVNLLSQADIIISRAGMSLISEAASLKKALILIPMPHSHQERNASFLAKRNASLMVREGNPQIMDRYLDKILTKEELRLGLGRNLSGLFPKNAVNDYIILIDKIVDK, via the coding sequence ATGGAAAATAAAAGAAAAAAAATAATATTAGCAGGTGGTGGTACACTGGGTTCAGTCAGTCCGCTTTTGGCAGTAGCCGACAAATATTTGGCTGATTATCTTTTTGTCTGTACTGAAAATGGGCCAGAAAGAAAAATAATTGCTAAACATAATATTGATTTTGTAGCCATTAAAAGTGGTAAGCTTAGACGCTATTTTTCTTGGCAGAATTTTGTAGATATTTTCAAAATAAAATTAGGATTTTTTCAGAGTATAAAAATAATTATAAAGTTTCGTCCAGATATTATACTTACTGCTGGTAGTTTTGTGGCCGTGCCAGTTGCTTGGGCTGCTTGGTTGCTGAGAGTGCCAGTTATTGTCCATCAGCAAGATATCACTGTTGGTCTGGCCAACAAACTCATGGCGCCAGTAGCCAAAAAAATTAGTGTGATTTTTAAAGAGCAGGAAAAAGATTTTAAGCACAGCAAAGTAGTAGTGACTGGCAATCCGACGATTGAAAATCAAACAGAGACCAGACAAAAACCTGTAGTAGTGATTACTGGCGGAGGAATTGGTGCTCGTGGTCTAAACAAGTTTGTAGCCCCTTTTGTACCCAAGCTGCTTGAGTATTATGAAGTGCATCATGTCTTGGGCGCTAGTAATTGGGATCAGAGATTAAAATTTGATAATTATCTTCCTTATAAATTCATAGAACAGGGCATGGTCAATCTTTTGTCTCAAGCTGATATTATAATATCGCGTGCTGGGATGTCGCTTATTTCAGAAGCCGCGTCCTTAAAAAAAGCTTTGATACTCATCCCCATGCCGCATTCACATCAGGAGAGAAATGCCAGCTTTTTGGCCAAGCGTAATGCTTCTTTGATGGTTCGCGAAGGCAATCCGCAGATTATGGATAGGTATTTGGACAAGATTTTGACCAAAGAGGAGTTGCGCCTTGGCTTGGGTCGCAATTTGTCAGGCCTCTTCCCAAAAAACGCAGTTAATGATTATATAATACTAATTGATAAGATAGTTGATAAATGA
- the ftsW gene encoding putative lipid II flippase FtsW translates to MLIKKRRNNFLHWLIKPFLSNRGHDHQPDFVLLVCVGLLLFFGMIFLSSASSTLGFYKYGDTYKFVKQQIIHGLLPGLFLFYIAIRIKYERYLGIAWLGLFGSFLLLILVFFTSLDGEYSAQSWIRLGGFVFQPSELVKLFMIMFLAGWFSKKGKDIKNLSTTIPFVVILLIISLMIIKQPDIGTLSIIALTSLAMYFVAGASWKHFLTIISVASLAFVAMVKAAPYRMSRISAWINPDLDPQGIGWQIKQSLIAIGSGGWFGLGLGASRQKSYLPQPANDSIFAVISEEIGFIFTLALIILFAVLMYRGFQIAKNSDDSFAKLIAIGITIWVSLQIFINISGMLKLMPLTGVPLPFISLGGTNLVVTLLAMGILANISKYTNR, encoded by the coding sequence ATGCTGATAAAAAAAAGAAGAAATAATTTTTTACATTGGCTGATAAAGCCATTTCTCTCCAATCGTGGACATGATCACCAGCCTGATTTTGTGCTTTTGGTTTGTGTGGGATTACTTTTATTTTTTGGTATGATATTTTTATCATCAGCTTCTTCTACTTTGGGTTTTTACAAATATGGTGATACTTATAAATTTGTAAAACAGCAGATTATACATGGTTTGCTGCCAGGGTTATTTCTTTTTTATATAGCTATTAGGATAAAATATGAACGCTATCTGGGTATTGCCTGGTTGGGGTTATTTGGCTCTTTTCTTTTGTTAATTTTGGTTTTTTTTACTAGCCTAGATGGTGAGTATAGTGCTCAATCATGGATTCGATTGGGTGGTTTTGTTTTTCAGCCTTCTGAGTTGGTCAAGCTTTTTATGATTATGTTTTTGGCTGGCTGGTTTAGTAAAAAGGGTAAAGACATAAAAAATCTTTCTACTACTATACCTTTTGTGGTTATTTTATTGATTATTAGTCTGATGATTATCAAACAGCCAGATATTGGTACGCTTAGTATCATTGCTTTGACTTCACTGGCTATGTATTTTGTAGCTGGTGCTAGTTGGAAACATTTTTTGACAATTATTTCAGTTGCTAGTTTGGCTTTTGTGGCCATGGTCAAGGCTGCTCCTTATAGGATGAGTAGAATTAGTGCTTGGATAAATCCTGACCTTGATCCTCAGGGTATTGGTTGGCAAATCAAGCAGTCTTTGATCGCCATTGGTTCTGGTGGATGGTTTGGCTTGGGACTTGGTGCATCTAGACAAAAATCATACTTACCTCAGCCGGCCAATGATTCTATTTTTGCGGTCATTTCCGAAGAAATTGGTTTTATATTTACTCTGGCTCTTATTATATTGTTTGCTGTATTGATGTATCGCGGGTTTCAGATTGCCAAAAATTCTGATGATAGTTTTGCCAAGTTAATTGCCATTGGTATTACTATATGGGTATCTTTGCAGATTTTTATAAATATTTCTGGCATGCTCAAGCTGATGCCACTTACCGGAGTGCCGCTGCCATTTATATCACTAGGTGGCACCAACTTAGTGGTTACTTTATTGGCTATGGGTATTTTGGCAAATATTTCTAAATATACTAATAGATGA